Genomic window (Neodiprion lecontei isolate iyNeoLeco1 chromosome 7, iyNeoLeco1.1, whole genome shotgun sequence):
GCCTCTCGAACGGTTGGATAATTTTCGCGTTATTTTTAGGAAAATCGATTCGCTAAAACAGCGCAACGTTTCTCACAGGTAGGCGGTATACGccgtatataggtataaaacGGTGCGTGAGCTCATCCGCTGTTGTATCTACGTATATGTACGAGAACGACGTGACGACGTCGTTTAATCGTAAGCGTCTGCAGGCGGTTGTTTTCCTCTTGCGATTCCTGCGAAGCATTGAACTCACCGAGAGGATGTATCCGTTGGTCGTTTAACGTTGTAGCCTTCGTAGATTCTTCGGTGTGCGCAGCAGCTAGTATACCATAGATGGCTGATCCGGCTACCAGTAACTGTAATATCCATcgtcttgaaattttcatggtTAGCATTCTTAACGCATAATTGTTGTTACTTCCACTGTTTTACCGCGCGACGCACAATTTCGACACTCGTTGACTATACGCGAAGATCTTTGCACGACACTTTTCTGATATTTTGTATCTTTCACCGCAAACGAGGATCAATGCGTGCATGCAGCAGTTCACAACATTTCACGTTCACAAGACTCTTGCAGGAAAGAATCTCTTTGTTCCCCGTGTGAGGACCCGCGTCCCACCttgagtatatttttttttttttttttttagggaAAACGCGTACAACCAACTACCGCGCGTACAATACTGTGCTTCTAATTCGTcgaaacttatttttttctactctccGATCGTAGAAACGCGTATGGTTGGCCAGGCGGTAACCGCAGGAGCCTTCTCTGCTACGGAAGGCTGCTACGTACTTCCAGAGACTTGTCGGCCCGGTGAACGTTGAACGGTGAACGGTGAACGGCGAACGGTGAACGGAGAATCTCCATCGCGCCTCGGCACACcgcgcctcgcctcgccttcTTTCCTGGCTCTCTATTATACGCTCTGCACCTACAGTCCACCTTCGATATACCTACTACAGCGACAACATATCGTCGCCGTTACCCCTTTACCCTGTATACCGCTCTCTCCTATCCGTAGTGTATCTTTCGATCCGGTGAGAGGCAAGAGCTCGAGGTACAGTACGttgaagagaagagaagaagaaagagttTTTACCGTTCGATACTGGTATATTTATAACACACGCACAGAGTTATGATACATTTAACCCATTTGTGTGTACCTATATAGTATATACTGATATATACCCGTACGGTGTTACTATAATTTCCTCGTCTCGCTGAATTGGACCTCGCGATGTACACacatatcattattatacgtaGATATACATCGAtgtttgattaattaataatcagtGTACTGCGGCACTGACCGGTTCAGTTTTAtctgtttatttatatttcactggattgataatgaaaatgtattcCAATTTTACAATCTTACAATCAAAATTATTACTAATGATGAGACATGAAACGTGCATGAGCAGCAGATATTGGAAAGACACATGCTCGCACGTACCTTCCTTCTCTTTCTAATTTCTTGCGTACAATGAAACTTGCGAACATATGCCATTTCATTACACCGCTGGAATTTCTGCAATCCAAACCAAGATCGCCCGCCAACAAGCAACGTAACGTCTTCTTGTATATTTTCCTGCTCACGGAATGGGGATGACTTACGACGATCGATGTGCAGGACAAACTCTTACCTGTCTTGTTTTCACAGTGTACGGAAATCGGTATAATGTTCGCGTACACAAATGTATACCACGGTGAAAAAGATGCGGGTGTACAAACGTAAAGCGACGTGTTATAGGATAGATATGTCGGAACACGTTCTGAAGGTCTCCTGGGGTCCGCAACCAAGAGATCCGGTCTGCCCGAATCCGTCGTCGGTAGAACACAATCCCCAGTTGTTGCCCGTCCTCCAGTGCCATCTCAGCACGCAGTGTTCGCAAACTAATGAGTCTGGTAACTTGACGGTTGCCGTGTAGCTGCCGGTAGCCGAGGTGGCGAGGGTGTAGTCGTAAGAACCTTCGTCCAAAATGAGAGGATACATCTCGAAACAATCTTCCGTCTCAATTACTTCAGGACCATCCTCGAGTGggcaaatattgaaattaaaatagcCTCTGTGATTTGCAGTTATCATCACGGTCAAGTTCACCCATGATCCTTGCTCGTAGCTGTGGTCGGATAATAACATTATAGAAACACATGactaaaattaaaacaatGCGTGGCATAAAATGCAGTTGTTCCCTAAATACGCTAGAACACGTTAGTTAGTTTATGTCACGTGAACATATTATAATCGCCGGGTCAGTTTGCTCGaaagtaattttaatataCCGACAGGGTCATTTGTAATCCGCCGAATACTTGACTCGTGAGCAACAATTAGAACCGCTTGTGCGGGTATCGGCATATGTATCGTGTAAAATCGCGGGCGGCGCGGCGACGTTATTCGCACTCGATTTCAACAACCGATAGAAATTATCCCGTATGaacaggtatatgtatatattgtaatatacgtatatgcgtaTAAGGAATGCGTGGACAGACATCACCTTTCCGTTTACTCATTTTCTGCAGTCTGTTATTTCTTAGGCTTGCTTGTACAATCTATACGTACCTATATCAAACGTGTCATTGGTACGTTATACTGTTGATAATCGCAGATAGTGGAAATCAGTGTTACCCGTAAAGATAACGGCTGTCGATCATATCTTACCTTTTAATTTTGATCGTCCAATGATTCTACGTATATCCGTATCTGAATACTTTCTGTTCTTAATATTCATTTCAGCTTTTTGCATGAATTGACTTATTCTCAACCGTCAGACGTtcggatataaaaaaatatgcaccTATATCGGTGTGACGGGACACGACCCCGCACCTTACAGACTATTGCTGTGCAAACTTTACTTTTGTAGTATTCCTTCGTTAGTCGGCATCAGCAGCTATAacaagaataagaataataattaaactcACGTGGCAACAATAATTCCATTTCCATAAGTCCCTGTATTTTCGTTCGGTCGCGGCTGCTTCAGTGCATAATCGTCTCCGCATATCCCGCATTGACCGCTGTTCTCGCTCCATTGTTTCTAAGAAATTCAACAAAACGACGTATAACCGATCTACCGAAACTTCTTTCATATGAAGGACATAACAGATATTATCATATTGTGCGCTAATTCTACAACCGAAGTGCAGCGAACTCTGGTAACGCAGGACAATTGGTGAAATATAACCATTGGTGATTGGTGAAAGACCTACCGCGTATCCTCCGCAAAAGTTTTCGTTGTCATTGTAGTTTATCGGAGTCGAGTATCCCTTTCGCCACATGCTACTCCTATTCACTGGATCAACAAGCATACCATGCCCGAAAATCCCTCCTACGAGGTGCAGTATTATCAGCCACGACGATGCGACAGTCTGGTGCAGAGCAGTGCCGCGCATCTCGTCGGTACGATTTATTACGTGTTATTATAATATCCCGTGcgatttcaacgataatttgTTGATGCTGCAGGCGTAACGCCGAATATTCACCGTTTACGCTATGGGGTATAAATCACGAATATATCACCAGCGGTCCTCAACTCGCGAAAATCAAATTACGTTAAGTCTACTTCGCTCCACGCATCGCCTTTTATAGAACCCGTGTGTTTGTCGCAGTTCGAGCGATAAGGGACATTATACCTAGTGTTTTAAGTGTCATGCGTGTCTTGATATAAATATGACTGTATCCGGTAGGTATACGATGTAGCTGCGTGACGCGCTATGTAGACCACACCCTCCCTGATGATGAGGGTATCGCAGGAGGGTTACTTGTGCGATATCAATTTATATACTGACTTATACCTGCTGATGCTCGACAATGCGAGAAAAACTTGGCGGTGGCAAACGACCCTGTGTATACTTGGCCAGATTACCAATATAGTGCTCATCGCATCGATGTAGGTCCGAATTGTATCCAACGATCAGCATTGCAGGATTGTACGTGGCTTTCGATAAATGTCAAGCCTTGTCGGTTACTGGTATAAAATGAGGGTGACACCAGTCGATCACGTTTTCCGAATACCGCATTGAGgtcaattttcacaattcttATTGGTTATCTTTCCAATTCCGACAAAGCTAATGTATTACAAGCGAATACTCCTTATACTCGCTGCATTCACAGGCTCACTTATTGAACCCGTTTATGCGGGCCTCGTGTAAAATCGGCTGCGTCAGTCGCAGTCGTAGCTAGTATTCAATAATTGAGCCTCGCATGGATGTTCATTGTGTACCTATACAATAGTCTTTCCCTATACTCATATAAAACGCGCCACgcagaaaaacaaatttgtcaCATAAGCCTCGAGTTTGTTATTGTCCGCTACAATCGTGTAACGTGTATAGGTAAGTATTGCGACAGCGACAGTAGCGTATGTAACTTAAGTAACATATAAATTGATACTAACAAAATTTCCCACCACTTATCATAAAATCGTGGCAAGTATAATCACCATGTGCAATCCTGGTAGCGATGCGATTGTTCCTGCTGTAACCATTTAGTATAGAAACGTCATGCATATTTGCATTGGAATCGTTacgttatatatgtatattccaGTGATATAATTTCTACGCCCTGCGCCAATTTACTTCCAACTAACCGATAATGATCTTTCTCGCACATTTTTCGGAAGACTACATGGTCTTTCGTAGAAACTGTgttaacaacaacaacacaacAGTTGATAAATGTGTCAGGTGAAATTAAATCGTATAATGTACGACCGTCCAGTTGTAGTTTCATCATCGAGCGCTGTAGAAGtgacaggaaaaaaaatcattgataCCATTACCACGTTTTTCAATCGACGGCAAAACCGAGATTGCTATTGATACTGCAATTTCTTAGCATCTCTACATATGCCGTGAATCTATCTTAAAGTGTGCTGCTCACACTCGCGTTGAAGGTCACTCACGCAGCGGCGACTATCATCTCTACAACTTGTGTGATAACGGTCTGCtggaaagagaagaaaaaaaaataaataatgaaatataactgACATTGGACGCGAGATGTCGAGGAGGGGAatcatttaatattttttaacactaCCGTGGGTTCATTTTATGTGTAGCGATGATAGTAATAAACTTACTATCCAGCTCAGTATGCATAGCGAATTTAAAATGTCTTTTCATTTATGTTGCAGAACAAGTCAACAACTGACCTGATTTCGATGCTCATTGTCGCCACTTACTCCTTCGCCCCTTTAAGCCAGCTGTTCATGCATTATTTCCGTTCCCATATTTCGTGATTCGGTCGCTCGCGCTCATCTGATCGGAAATTGCATATTTTCTGATGGCTTGTAAAACAAACTGAGTATTTCAACTGAGGAAATGTTTCTACCCACCATTATGTCATGTGGTTCCGAAACTAGCCGACGGCGCGCCAACAATCCCCTAGAACTGAGGCGGAGTTACCCACGAACTCGGTAGTGCAAAAGAGATAAACTATAGTTGACAGCACTGTTAgctaatttcggaacgcaTCCGTGAGTCCATTCGTGGTGCATGGATATTCCGTGACATCACCTCCCTTGGCAGACCGTGTTTATGGCGTAGACAACAATTGTCTAATAAACCACAATCACAACCGGCGTCAACGTCTGACGATTTCATCCGTTCAATCACGGTCGTTGGTTGATCACAGGGACGAAGTTTGTCTTGTAGGAGTTTAATTTCCTACTCTTACAGCGTTGAAATACTTCATAtctgaaaatggaaaatccAGCAGTTTCACTCCTCGTTAAAACTAATAATCCTGCGCCCACGGTCGATCAAATAAATGCCGACAGAATAACACAGGTAGCATAATTGTATCgtattttcatgaattatacACATGCTCGTCTTGTTTTTCATACTCTACCTCGTCGCCATAACAGAGAACGTAACCGAGGTGAATTATACATTACATAAATCATGCGCATGTAATGATACATGCCTGTGCGGTAGCGGCGAGGAGGTTATGTTGACCGGTTGTTTTGAATGCAGATATTAATTCATACGATTTCATTGGGCGGTTACAAAATATGCACTTACATATCAAGTATTCACCTGTATACGTTTCCATTTTCCAGTTGGCCAACAAATATTGGGCACCTCACACAACCAACTCACACCTCCAGTTTGATCCGGTAATCATCgaagatatatacatacaagaGATATGTGCTTCAAAGTTTTCAATCAGGCGCATAATGATGCTCGAATTCAGCCAATACCTGGAAAATTATCTTTGGCCAAATTATAGTACAGGAGAAACGTCACACAGTCACATGATGTCGATAGTTGTAATGCtgaacgaaaaatttcgagagaGAGTCCAAGTCTGGGAAGCTTTTTCGAAGAATCCTCAACATTTTCCTGGATTTTTTCAGCAAGTTCTGGAAGCTTGTTTGAACGAGAGTACAATGGATTTTGATCTTAAAGAACAGACGGCGCTTATTGTTTTTTTGAATCATTGTTTCAATTCTATGGAAGTAGCGTTAGTGAGAAATGAAGTTAAGAGGTTGGTGTCATTGTCAATGTGGGTATCACTGCAACAGGGCAGACGTGAGTTTGAGTTTAGAAAGTTTCCCAAGTGgagaaaatattggaaaattatacaaaagaAAGATAAGCCAGAGATCAGACAGAAGTTGGACTGGGAGCGGAGATTCCTACAGAGATTGATGGTCAAATTTATGACTATCCTGGAAACTGTACCACTCGAGGGTGAGTCTTTCTATGAGAGAGTTTTTATTCAACGGTTGAGGAGATCAGTATCGTATCTCAGAATTTTATTGGGGAACATTGCAATTCTGGAATGTAATTGCGATTATACggtaattgtttgaaatttggattTGCAACCTTTAATTCTTCAAAGTCCATTTAAAGATGTAAAATGCTGATTTACTATTCCATGTTTTGTTACATTACCGTTACTGATTTTAATCCAATCTCTTCCTTACGATTGGGATGTTGATGGCATCcttttctgtttatttttttttttttactgtcatttataattacaacaatttaACTGGAAATATCGTTTCTCAAACCTTGTGCGTGTTTATACCAAGTTGCCTCATAAACccaatttgattgaaattattttggtCATTTAATGGGCAAGatcttttttaattactaTATTTCAGCTGATATACTTACATCGTGCCCTTTTTGCCACATTTCAGGAGCAATTTTTCCCGACAAGATACATTATTGCGAAAGGTTCTTGGAGTTGGTTATCGACTTGGAAGCTCTTCTGCCTACCAGACGTTTCTTCAACACAGTCATGGATGACAGTCATTTGGTAGTACGGTGTCAACTCTCCAACTTGGTGCAACGCCCAGAGGGAGGTCTTTTCAACCAGGTGAGTAAtcttattcaattttctcctGTATTACCGTCAGGATGTCGTGTGTGAAAAAGCAACAAACACGGGCAATAACTTAATTGTAACAATGCTCGCACATGTTACACCTGGTATATGCTTTGCACTTTCTAGACACAAATGATTTGGTTGGTACGGTATTccctaaaaataataatcaatactTGCTTCTTGGATTAGTCGACTACTACACGACACAAGACGTATGTACAAATACACTTTGACTTCGGTTtgcagattaaaaaaattttattcatgtCAATTAATAGATTTAGGTATAAAGATTTGAGATCGCTGCACTAAACAAGTGAGAGCCTTAAAGTGCGTTAGTGTTCtgtaaatattatcattaaatatttcaaaacaaaggcactgTGCAAGGTACAGAGTTACTCTTCAATCGATGAGCTTAATCCTAATACTAATTGAGAAATTCCGTTTACTTAAAAATAGATATGCTTCCTCGAAGTTggagttaattttttacaaaaccaGATGACGGgctaatatattttataatttgtttcatCAGTCTCGTGCGACGACTCAAACAGCAAAATGTATAATTAGTTAAGTACTTAGATATGGTGCGATTGCGTCAAAGGATTTGATTATACGATCGAGCTAATTGTAGGAATTGATTGAGATTTATAAAAGTAGTACCCTTGGTGCTGAAATTTGCATCCTTCAAAATGATTGGATAATTTATGTGGATAATCGGCTGTTGCCGACGAAATGTTAAAATCTCTGGATTTGCATTAGTATGGTTGAATGGTAAATACTTGTCAAGTCATGGGAAAAATAGATTCAATTGTGGAATGTAGGTTTCACAAACTCGTtgacaatgaaattattaGTCAGCAGTAGGGACTCGGCAATGTGCGACACAGTTATCCCAGATTAATAGCTGTCATTTCTTCACCCCAATCGAGGCCCTGAGCAGTGTCACCTGGGCTGCAACAGTTGCAAGTTTTTCTCAACAAGAAGGTGACTCTTCTTTGACCGAACACGCATACATATAGAATTAGAATGGCTTGTAACAAATTTATGACAATGGAACAGTATTCCAACTCTGATCTCATCCAGGAAAGTAGGGTAAATGACCAGGCAACCCCcataataataaatagaaatacaAACATTCTGAAACTATACTTCATTTTATGGTGAATTCTGCCATACGTGTTCATTCGTTTCATGAAATTTGTGGTCGTCGCAACGAACCATACATTAAAAATGACACTAAATGCAACGGGCGTAAAAAGAACTGCTACAGCCAGCCACCCTATGGTTTCCTGGGGGGCGTCCGGCACGTCGACTATCATTGGTTTGTTGGTGTCCAACTTGAAGTGTGAGAAAATCGCCATTGTTCCTATAACTGTGGTTAGGGACCACACATAGAGAGAGTAGTAACAGTACTTTTTTCCATCGGTCGAGCGGAGGAAAATGTTGCGTGATCTAAAAGTCTTCCATATATAGTAGCCCAAACTGCTTAACCAGAAGAACGCCGACATCAGTGACACATACATAACTACATCTGAAAGCAATAGAGTTGTTAAGTACCCTGCCACACCTATGTTTACTCAAACTATTGTAAATACGAAAGCTGGCAGACCAATACTATAGTGGCTAATACTACTAAccatttaattttaatttaatattcataTCATACTCAGCGGATAGTACATTACTGCTGAACATACCTGCGACCAAAAAGTTCACATGACTGCCAAACTCGGGGAAAATTCTGACCATTGCCGCGCAATGATTCGCCACAAGGCATAGCATCAGACTTGTTACGATATTTCCAATCAAGTTCTTCAATTGCGGTAAGACAAAGTATACGATCGCAACGACAAGATAGCAGGCAATGGATATGGCTCGAAACGACGGATCTATAACTCGCCGCATCATGACGTCTGTATGCATGACGTGTTTCTTTATCGGCAAACACACACGTGCATAGAATGTTGTCATGTTTTCTTTGCGTAATATTGTCTTGTCAGCGCAGTAGGTTCCAAATTCATAGTCGTAGTATCTCTTGTTTTTGGCATTGTTCCGTTCACCTTCCACCAGCTCATCAGCAGTCGAGTCCGTATTGTCAAGGTTACACTGGGTGCAATGTCGCAGCTTACCAGACGAGAGGATTCTCAGTAAATCCATGTTGGGAGGGTTCGGCACGTCGTATATCTTCCACTgtctttcatcatttttacacTTTGGTAGtccaaattttaattcaaattttggcTGGTCTGTTAAACCGTGTCCATCCTCGTCGGTAAATATCGGCTTCCACGGTCCTGCTCCGTGTGTGGCTTCTTTTATCGGTGTACATCGATCATCGACAATCAGTTCGTTGGATTTGCAGCACTTTCCAATTTTTATGGTAGCGACGCTACCTTCATCCGAGGATGATGCCGAGGATCCTTGATACATGGCCAAGCCAACTGTGATACGAACTATTATTAGTGTTACATGCATGACCATAATGTgcatttcattcaattatattgaatttcagtatCACGCGAGCCGCGGCTCCCGCTGTCGGCGCGgcttttttattctccttaTATCACTCGGACTTGACAGTTGTACGATTTATCGGTATTTCGTTATACCGGCCCGGATTTCTTACAGAACGTAGAACGATCACCCGTGTCGTATCCGGTTCGGTCACTCATGTCTATTCCCCGAATATGTATCCGAAAATAGCAGTCACATAAATTCGGCCATTTGATCAGATTTGTTTACCTTCGCGTTCTTTTCCACCCTTATTCGAATGTACGAAAACCCTCTGCTTTTTCGCCCACCTCTTGGCCAATAATTCCCATTTGCATGTCTCAACAGAAATGTATATTGCAGAAATGCCAAGACTAGGTTAGGTTACGTTGAGCTAGGCAAGGCCAGGCTCCTTGGGCTAGGCTAGGGTAGGCAAAGCTTGTTCAAGTTAAGTTAGGGTTGAATTAAGGTTGAACCCAGTGCTGCCAGACTCAAATAGCGGAATATACCCGTACCGTTTATAAAATCACCGATTTTACCCGCgcgcaaattcaaaatacatGTAAACAAACAGCGCAATATAATCGCTGTAATTCGTAGCAAGAAGTAGTTATGAAGTTGATTGTTCGCGAGTTTATCGAgctgaaaaattcaagattctGACTGAAATAAACCAATGCGAGCCGAAATTTACGCTGCGTCGCCTGTCGGAAAGCTATgcttttgtatttatttttggaTTGTTTTCATCCTCTACAGCAATTAGTGTATCAACACAACTGTCATTCTCACGGACAGTTCAGCAAGTAGTTATCGGGTAATAAACCGACATTTCATGCTCAATTTCGGACGAAAGCTGTATATTTTTGCACatgatattgaaatttgcctttacagtttgaaaaaaatttgactacAACTCGAAACTAGATGTAATGAATAATAGTTTATTACATTCTCTTAGAGATTGCAGATAACGTATATAATTGTAGTAAGTAATTGCCCGGCTATTCATGTGTCACCCGCGCCGGCGTAGTTTTATCTCATCGTAAGCGTCGCCACTTCCCTTTTACACTTGTAATTATTCGCATCTGTTACATCTAATATTTAATACATATTTACTGTACAGATAATATAAGGTATTTGCATTATGCATTCAGAGTAAGCTCTGTACGCAATTGCGTAAATCTATGGCACCCTATAAAGATTAACGTATATTACGTGTGCACCTAATTTAACAGATATCGCGTCAGTAATTTTTGTCGATTGTCTTCCAGAATAATCGCGTACGTTCCGCAGGTGTGTAAAAACATGTGTACATTCTCGAGACTGGTCATTTTTGTTGTATGGAAAGGTCGATTGTGATAACTGATCCTTGATCGGCATCACAAATTGAATTACGGttgcgcacacacacacacgcgcgcgcgcgcgacACGACGCGGAGTGAACCGATCAAGTACGTTACAAACAGCCCCAAGAGAAGCTAGACAATGTTGAAAACCGTGCAAGGACAGTGGGTCGTTCCCAATTACCTTTAAGACGCGATCTACTCCGTACGATATGAATAGGCAGGTAATTAAGCGAATCTATCATACCTAATTACGCGAATTGGTACATCggcgtgtgtgtgcgcgcgtgcGTGTCGTGTCGTTGGGACGTTTGTAAGAATGTACGACGTCGTCACGGTAGGTACACTCTGGGTCACGATTCTCGCAGTAACGGCTAACCCGTTTGCGAGAGCTCCTGCTCCTGCTCGTCGTCCTCGAGAATCACTTCGGATTCCTCGTCCTCGCCGGCGGCCCATCTCTTTGGAAAGTTAATGCCGAACGGTTTCTTTTTTGCCAGTAGTTTTCGTACGCGTTTACGGGACGCGATCAGCAATAGAAATATTATAAAGCCTTGCAGACTGTTGATAACATCCGTCACGAGCCTGGAATTTCATGCGTTAAATACACTATGCGATTCGTAATTGTTTCAACacttatattattatgtatccGTGTCTTATATTATCAAAGTGTTCatcttgtattattatatttttcgaaatctaTACGTGTAGCTAATAACAGTTGTTGAGCTCACCAGTATTGCAACCATTCCGATCCGGTTGTAGACGATAGTACTTCGAAGATCCAAGTAATACCCATCACCGACGCCAGTTTCAAGTAAAGCTTACATCTGAATTTCATCACGTCGAGCCTTGTTCCGCCCAAGCTTCTGTACTTGTGCCATAGCTGGTAGCATGTCAGGGAGAAGTAAACGATGTTGAGTGTCATTAGGAAGGCGACCGGGCCGTACATATAGACCCATCTTTCGTAGCTTCCTGGAAATTGTTCAATTAATGTTGGGTGGTCGATTGTTACGGGGAtcgtgttgttgttgttgttgtagtAGTAGTATCGGTGGCAATTTGATAACTCGCGATGCGATTGATCCGGGAAAATGGAACCGGTATTTTTAAACCCACCTGCGAACCAGCAGCTTGCTCCATCGAAACCGGGAGCCAACACAATTCCGTCGGTATGATGACCGACGATCGTGGTTGTAAGAAAAATGCTTGGTGCGCCCCAGCCGATAATGGTGTACATCCAGAAAAATATCTCGTCCTTGATCACCGTCCTTGTGAACCTGTGGCCGCAATGTATAATTAcgtttgtatttttgtattattatacaggtACGTCGCCATACTCGCCAAAAATTCAGCAATCGACACTGCATACAATTAATTATGCGTCATAATCCCGTATTTTCATGGATATGCGTACAACGGTATGCGGGCGTTGTCATCGTCATAAGATTCATCGGATCCTGGGCGAGGGCGTGACGCGCGTTCGTAACCCACTACACATGCGAATCTGCGTATTTTGGCACATCTGTGCTggtgatgaaaaacaattgtgTCCTTGGTCCTGATATCGAACGAACGATTGTACCCGACGGACGTAGATGCCTGCTCCGCGTAATACGCTGATTATGTTTCCCGCATACGAATAATCCGGCATTTAAAAATACAACTGTGTCCGGTCGTCAATTATATTCGGTAGCCCCGATAAATTTTGACGCTTGCTCTCGTTTCAAAACAGCAATGAACAAAGAACGGCGCCAACGAGgtgcatgtacatatatgcaaGTATCCGAGACAAGGCCCCGCTCGTCGCACCTCTTGCCGCTTGCCTCTTTACGTATGTAAATACattcatacatacatgcatacatacatacatacatttgcGCGTGAggaaatatatatactacTAGCCTTGATCAAGCCAGCTTCTCGGAGCGGTATTTACTGTATTCGCGAATCGTAAATGTGATTACGTCTCGCCGTCTCTGCGTAACCAAACAGTTTTTCATGTTAAATTTGCG
Coding sequences:
- the LOC107223535 gene encoding probable G-protein coupled receptor Mth-like 5 isoform X2 — its product is MYQGSSASSSDEGSVATIKIGKCCKSNELIVDDRCTPIKEATHGAGPWKPIFTDEDGHGLTDQPKFELKFGLPKCKNDERQWKIYDVPNPPNMDLLRILSSGKLRHCTQCNLDNTDSTADELVEGERNNAKNKRYYDYEFGTYCADKTILRKENMTTFYARVCLPIKKHVMHTDVMMRRVIDPSFRAISIACYLVVAIVYFVLPQLKNLIGNIVTSLMLCLVANHCAAMVRIFPEFGSHVNFLVADVVMYVSLMSAFFWLSSLGYYIWKTFRSRNIFLRSTDGKKYCYYSLYVWSLTTVIGTMAIFSHFKLDTNKPMIVDVPDAPQETIGWLAVAVLFTPVAFSVIFNVWFVATTTNFMKRMNTYGRIHHKMKYSFRMFVFLFIIMGVAWSFTLLSWMRSELEYCSIVINLLQAILILYVCVFGQRRVTFLLRKTCNCCSPGDTAQGLDWGEEMTAINLG
- the LOC107223536 gene encoding G-protein coupled receptor Mth2 isoform X2, with the translated sequence MWLTKVIAILLLHANSCGSVNYCCPENTTWLNASNCSDGSLLPMNCPSGMFKLDSLAERFEIIEEKLLYDDGLSTTPMHRFCLASHPGMDNASIAVVCFEKLSMTRSLVFGTLCTLSAFFLLVTLIVYAVLPELRDLQGKILMCAMSSLLGAYILLAVVQLRPDYAADDDTLCSWTAFTMYYCFMAAFFWLNLVAFNVWRSAWFTRTVIKDEIFFWMYTIIGWGAPSIFLTTTIVGHHTDGIVLAPGFDGASCWFAGSYERWVYMYGPVAFLMTLNIVYFSLTCYQLWHKYRSLGGTRLDVMKFRCKLYLKLASVMGITWIFEVLSSTTGSEWLQYWLVTDVINSLQGFIIFLLLIASRKRVRKLLAKKKPFGINFPKRWAAGEDEESEVILEDDEQEQELSQTG
- the LOC107223535 gene encoding probable G-protein coupled receptor Mth-like 5 isoform X1: MHIMVMHVTLIIVRITVGLAMYQGSSASSSDEGSVATIKIGKCCKSNELIVDDRCTPIKEATHGAGPWKPIFTDEDGHGLTDQPKFELKFGLPKCKNDERQWKIYDVPNPPNMDLLRILSSGKLRHCTQCNLDNTDSTADELVEGERNNAKNKRYYDYEFGTYCADKTILRKENMTTFYARVCLPIKKHVMHTDVMMRRVIDPSFRAISIACYLVVAIVYFVLPQLKNLIGNIVTSLMLCLVANHCAAMVRIFPEFGSHVNFLVADVVMYVSLMSAFFWLSSLGYYIWKTFRSRNIFLRSTDGKKYCYYSLYVWSLTTVIGTMAIFSHFKLDTNKPMIVDVPDAPQETIGWLAVAVLFTPVAFSVIFNVWFVATTTNFMKRMNTYGRIHHKMKYSFRMFVFLFIIMGVAWSFTLLSWMRSELEYCSIVINLLQAILILYVCVFGQRRVTFLLRKTCNCCSPGDTAQGLDWGEEMTAINLG
- the LOC107223546 gene encoding uncharacterized protein LOC107223546, translating into MRGTALHQTVASSWLIILHLVGGIFGHGMLVDPVNRSSMWRKGYSTPINYNDNENFCGGYAKQWSENSGQCGICGDDYALKQPRPNENTGTYGNGIIVATYEQGSWVNLTVMITANHRGYFNFNICPLEDGPEVIETEDCFEMYPLILDEGSYDYTLATSATGSYTATVKLPDSLVCEHCVLRWHWRTGNNWGLCSTDDGFGQTGSLGCGPQETFRTCSDISIL